One Anolis carolinensis isolate JA03-04 chromosome 4, rAnoCar3.1.pri, whole genome shotgun sequence DNA window includes the following coding sequences:
- the LOC134298542 gene encoding uncharacterized protein LOC134298542: MSREGDQSHDGAKGPPLEARPLAGETLQAIASSTGYPKPDGVTQRIPRGGRGAPAAAETSWGSGGSMPETVALRLSILETHLSRLSDTVGRIVPILEENLQKEHIRYGTEREPSKGDDWSQRGQRASTQSPAVARDEEYWQELEFRDRMAREVERQQTLGSLRPPTPTELPTLRMGIGVEKPLGPGIGSSGLADKCGEQQEIQEEEEDVPYDEERRDAGATMRPICGWGEGPTAAAGFREPRRMTTGVGRGVCQGAIQGNPMQPFPMPPRQHQRAAEWMPRREDLKLEYGGESDELNFFLISIRGYMEDNAHTFPSEASRVRAIGNTLKRGAASWYVQLHARRDPCLRSVPRFLAALENRFRDRLEQLRARDQLKGIKQRDKTVPEYAEEFLHLAERVPEWSEVTKVELFKEGLRPEIFSWAAHRDDPETIQGWIQLAGRVESTLAQVKRFRSSGGQQRPVARGRGETRKQERPGGRPGIPSRGDDNKPKPGCFVCGKTGHRAAECWARKGEPPKPSKPKPATGRRAEEEVQAPEPSEKLICDEERTEEEGEEKEGTMSWNPVTELW, translated from the coding sequence atgagcagggaaggagatcaaagccatgacggagcaaaggggcctccgctggaagCTCGGCCGTTGGCaggagagacattgcaagccatagcttcctctacggggtaccccaagccggacggcgtgactcagaggattcccagagggggaagaggcgctccggcggcggcagaaaccagttggggatctggaggaagcatgccggagaccgtggccctgcggctatccatcctggaaactcatttatccaggctgtcggataccgtggggagaatagtgccaatattggaagagaatctccaaaaagagcacatccgatatggcaccgagagagagccaagcaaaggagatgattggagccagaggggacagcgagcttcaacgcagagtcccgcggtggcaagggacgaggaatattggcaagagcttgagttccgggacagaatggcgcgcgaagtggagcgccagcaaactCTGGGAagtctgaggccgccaaccccaacagaacTCCCAACCCTCCGAATGGGAATCGGAGTAGAAaagccactggggccagggatcgggtccagtggattagcagataaatgcggagagcagcaggagatccaggaagaggaggaggatgtgccgtacgacgaggaaaggcgagatgcgggggcgaCAATGAGGCCAATATGCGGATGGGgcgaagggccgacagcggcggcaggatttcgggagccgcgcagaatgaccaccggagtggggcgcggcgtgtgccaaggggccatccaaggaaacccgatgcaacccttccccatgcctcccagacagcaccaacgggccgctgaatggatgccaagaagggaagatctcaagctagaatacggaggggaatcggatgaactgaacttttttctaattagcatcagagggtacatggaagacaacgcacacacatttccctccgaagcaagcagggttcgagccatcggcaacacactaaagcgaggagcggccagctggtatgtgcaattacatgccagacgcgacccatgcctgaggtcggtgccccgcttcctcgccgcactggaaaaccggttcagagaccggctagagcaattgagggctcgagaccagctgaaaggaataaaacagagggacaaaacggtgcccgagtacgcagaggaattcctccacctcgcggaaagggtaccggagtggtctgaagtgaccaaagtggaattatttaaagagggactacgccccgagattttcagctgggcagcgcacagagacgaccccgaaacgatccagggatggattcaactagcggggcgcgttgaatccaccctggcccaagtaaagcgcttcaggagcagcggcggccagcaaagaccggtggcgagaggtcgaggagagacgaggaagcaggaaaggcccggagggaggccggggattccctccagaggagatgacaacaaacctaaaccgggatgctttgtgtgtgggaagacgggccatcgagcggcagaatgctgggcccggaagggggagccgccaaaaccctcaaagcccaaacctgcaaccgggaggcgtgcggaggaggaggtgcaagccccagaaccctcagaaaaattg